A genomic stretch from Paraburkholderia dioscoreae includes:
- a CDS encoding chloride channel protein: MHLHALVDRRTILRIRRLWLHYGIFWLGAIATGLVAVMYAKLVDFGYATFLRYTTSFWWLPLFLTPAVAALGVWITRSWFAGAEGSGIPQVIATLHEGRELGPRLLNMRILIGKIAVSFLSILGGFTIGREGPTIHVGAALMFSLRRFYPARLRSIRGAALERNLALAGAAAGLSAAFNAPLAGVVFAIEELTRSFEQRTSGVLITAIIFAGIVSLGLQGNYTYFGTIDIDGHFPDMLAIAAVMLGAVTGVAGGAFCWLLLNTDRWMPARLVVWRKGHPVAFGAACGLVIAVIGVAAGGHTFGSGYAEARGMLEGSSRLGASYPILKMASMIGSYLPGAPGGLFAPSLAIGAGIGNALHLVFGQMQLPMLIALGMVGYLAAVTQSPITAFVIVIEMINGHALVLSLMATALIASQVSRLFAPPLYEALSKRYVAG; encoded by the coding sequence ATGCACCTCCATGCTCTTGTTGACCGACGCACGATCCTGCGCATCAGACGCCTCTGGTTGCACTACGGCATCTTCTGGCTCGGCGCGATCGCAACGGGGCTTGTCGCCGTCATGTACGCGAAGCTGGTGGATTTCGGCTACGCCACCTTTTTGCGCTATACGACTTCGTTCTGGTGGTTGCCGTTGTTCCTTACACCGGCGGTCGCAGCGCTCGGCGTGTGGATCACGCGGAGCTGGTTCGCGGGCGCTGAAGGCAGCGGGATTCCGCAGGTTATTGCGACCCTGCATGAAGGGCGCGAGCTGGGCCCCCGTCTGCTCAACATGCGCATTCTGATCGGCAAGATCGCCGTGTCGTTCCTGTCGATTCTGGGCGGCTTCACCATTGGCCGCGAAGGGCCGACCATCCATGTGGGTGCCGCGCTCATGTTCAGCTTGCGGCGATTCTATCCGGCGCGTTTGCGCAGTATTCGGGGCGCGGCGCTCGAGCGCAATCTGGCCCTGGCGGGCGCCGCTGCCGGACTGTCCGCGGCATTCAACGCGCCTCTCGCAGGGGTCGTCTTTGCGATCGAGGAACTGACGCGCAGCTTCGAACAGAGAACCAGCGGCGTCCTGATCACTGCGATCATCTTTGCGGGCATCGTCTCGCTCGGCTTGCAGGGCAATTACACATACTTTGGCACGATCGATATCGACGGGCACTTTCCGGATATGCTCGCCATTGCCGCGGTCATGCTGGGCGCGGTCACAGGTGTTGCGGGCGGCGCGTTCTGCTGGCTGCTGTTGAACACGGACCGCTGGATGCCGGCACGCCTCGTAGTGTGGCGGAAAGGACATCCGGTGGCCTTCGGTGCCGCATGCGGGCTGGTTATCGCGGTGATCGGCGTTGCCGCCGGCGGTCATACGTTCGGCAGCGGTTATGCGGAAGCACGCGGCATGCTCGAGGGAAGTTCGAGGCTGGGCGCGAGTTACCCGATTCTGAAGATGGCGTCGATGATCGGCTCGTATTTGCCCGGCGCGCCCGGGGGACTGTTCGCACCTTCGCTGGCCATCGGCGCGGGCATCGGCAACGCGCTGCATCTCGTGTTCGGGCAGATGCAGTTACCCATGCTGATCGCGCTCGGCATGGTGGGTTATCTCGCTGCGGTTACGCAGAGTCCTATCACGGCATTTGTCATTGTGATCGAGATGATCAACGGGCACGCGCTGGTGCTTTCGCTGATGGCGACAGCGTTGATCGCCAGCCAGGTGTCGAGGCTGTTCGCTCCGCCGCTCTATGAAGCACTGTCGAAGCGGTACGTTGCCGGCTGA
- a CDS encoding LysR substrate-binding domain-containing protein has translation MDRMAVLEQGVDVALRMGTLDDSTMAAKRIVRGRRLVVGAPRYFAEAGIPTTPADLSRHQAIVYWLRGGSESWSFSRDDAPKSPWL, from the coding sequence ATGGACCGTATGGCGGTGCTCGAACAGGGCGTGGACGTTGCGCTTCGCATGGGCACGCTTGACGATTCGACCATGGCCGCGAAACGCATTGTGAGGGGACGTCGGCTGGTTGTCGGCGCGCCGCGGTATTTCGCCGAAGCGGGTATTCCGACAACACCGGCCGACCTGAGCCGCCATCAGGCGATCGTGTACTGGCTGCGAGGCGGAAGCGAGTCCTGGTCGTTCAGCCGCGACGACGCGCCGAAGTCGCCGTGGCTGTAA